A genomic stretch from Dehalococcoidia bacterium includes:
- a CDS encoding zinc ribbon domain-containing protein codes for MPRYDYRCTACGHQFELRQSFDSDPVADCLECGSPSNRKIHAPPVIFKGSGWYVTDYGKGRGNNGINSERSEAKSSEGESSESGKSENSSKSNESKSEAKSASTASNE; via the coding sequence TTGCCCAGGTACGACTATCGTTGCACGGCCTGCGGCCACCAGTTCGAGTTAAGGCAGAGCTTTGACTCAGACCCAGTGGCAGACTGTCTCGAGTGCGGGTCGCCATCAAATCGCAAAATCCACGCACCTCCGGTCATCTTCAAGGGCAGCGGTTGGTACGTAACGGACTACGGCAAGGGTCGCGGCAACAACGGGATCAACTCGGAGCGATCGGAGGCGAAGTCGTCTGAAGGCGAGTCATCCGAGAGTGGCAAGTCTGAGAACTCGTCCAAGTCGAATGAGTCCAAGTCCGAAGCTAAGAGTGCATCAACAGCCAGCAACGAATAG
- a CDS encoding alpha/beta hydrolase, with amino-acid sequence MVDHTLFRPDAIDPETSAFNADLKALLAQAPSAMDVPVEETRAAREEGRGPAGPVVVSEMAQEREIAGPHGPITLRTFVPDNPRGVYLHIHGGGWVLGRAHLQDPRNEEIAQTCSAAVISVDYRLAPEHPYPAPLDDCEAAAAWVVENAKSEFGVDNIVIGGESAGGHLSATTLLRMRDRHGYTGFRAANLVYGVYDLAMTPSQRSWGDEPFVLSTAIMDWFYDHFVPAEKRQDPDVSPLYADLHDLPPALFSVGTLDPLLDDTLFMHQRWMAAGNKGELIVYPGGPHGFDAHPTKLGQSARQRMNEFISSHI; translated from the coding sequence ATGGTCGATCACACACTTTTCAGACCAGATGCAATAGACCCGGAAACTTCAGCATTCAACGCCGATCTGAAAGCGTTGCTCGCTCAGGCTCCTTCAGCCATGGACGTGCCCGTCGAGGAGACGAGGGCGGCCCGAGAGGAGGGCCGGGGACCTGCCGGACCGGTGGTAGTCTCTGAAATGGCCCAGGAGCGTGAGATCGCCGGCCCACACGGACCGATAACCCTCAGGACGTTCGTCCCTGACAATCCCCGTGGTGTCTACTTGCACATACACGGAGGAGGATGGGTACTAGGGCGGGCGCACCTGCAGGACCCGCGAAACGAGGAGATTGCCCAGACATGTTCAGCGGCGGTGATCAGCGTGGATTACAGGCTTGCACCTGAACATCCTTATCCGGCGCCACTAGACGACTGCGAGGCTGCTGCCGCATGGGTAGTTGAGAACGCCAAGTCCGAGTTTGGTGTCGACAACATAGTAATCGGCGGCGAGTCTGCGGGAGGTCACCTCTCGGCAACGACACTGCTGAGAATGCGTGACAGGCACGGCTACACCGGCTTCAGGGCGGCAAATCTCGTTTACGGGGTCTACGATCTCGCCATGACTCCATCACAGCGAAGTTGGGGCGACGAACCATTTGTGCTGAGCACAGCGATCATGGACTGGTTCTACGATCACTTCGTGCCTGCCGAAAAGCGTCAAGACCCTGATGTCTCGCCACTGTACGCCGATCTTCACGACCTTCCCCCTGCCCTCTTCTCAGTCGGTACCCTTGACCCTCTGCTGGATGACACTCTGTTCATGCACCAGCGGTGGATGGCCGCGGGTAACAAGGGCGAACTCATCGTCTATCCCGGGGGACCTCATGGATTCGATGCACATCCGACCAAACTGGGACAGTCAGCGCGTCAGCGGATGAACGAGTTCATCTCCTCACACATATAG
- a CDS encoding menaquinone biosynthesis decarboxylase: protein MAFKDLRGFIELLEQSGELKRIDAAVDPELEVTEITDRMVKSGGPALLFTNVRGHSTPLLINVFGTHRRVALALGVDHIDELVDRVRSLLSMAQAPPTGIGGRLRALGDIVGLAKTQPRTVRRAPCQEVVLTGDDVDLYKMPIITCWPGDAGPYITLPLVITRDPESGRRNVGTYRMQVFDKKTTGMHWQTHKVGTRHERRAQEQGIERLEVAVALGADPTTMWTGSMPLPPDMDELAASGAIRGEPVELVKCKTVDLEVPAHAEYVLEGYVVPGETRDEGPFGDHTGYYSPPEPYPVFHVTAMTHRRDPIYPTTMVGRPPTEDFFMGKAAERTMLPAMQMALPEIADVNMPAEGIFHNLVIVSIRKEYPGHARKVMHALWGLGLMMLVKTIVVVDHFVDVQDLSEVAWRVTNNIDPATDIVLADGPLDDLDHATPTPKFGSKIGVDATAKFPGEGRSRDWPPDIVMSDDIKRLVDSRWQEYGF from the coding sequence ATGGCATTTAAAGACCTTAGAGGATTCATTGAGCTCCTCGAACAGTCTGGTGAGCTGAAGCGAATCGACGCCGCAGTCGATCCCGAGTTGGAAGTCACCGAGATTACCGACCGTATGGTAAAGAGTGGTGGCCCTGCGCTGCTGTTTACTAACGTTCGAGGCCACAGCACTCCCCTTCTGATTAATGTCTTTGGCACCCACAGGCGCGTTGCGCTAGCTCTAGGCGTGGACCACATCGATGAACTGGTGGACCGCGTCAGGAGCTTGCTCAGCATGGCGCAGGCCCCCCCTACAGGTATCGGAGGTAGGCTGCGAGCACTTGGAGACATCGTAGGACTCGCGAAAACTCAGCCCCGGACTGTCAGGCGTGCTCCCTGCCAGGAAGTGGTTTTGACAGGCGACGACGTCGATCTATACAAAATGCCGATCATCACATGCTGGCCCGGCGACGCAGGACCTTATATCACACTGCCTCTTGTGATCACGCGTGACCCAGAGTCAGGTCGAAGAAACGTCGGCACGTATCGAATGCAGGTGTTCGACAAGAAGACCACGGGTATGCACTGGCAGACACACAAGGTTGGTACGAGACACGAAAGGCGCGCGCAGGAACAGGGCATAGAACGACTGGAAGTAGCCGTTGCGCTAGGCGCCGACCCCACTACTATGTGGACGGGCTCTATGCCCCTGCCCCCCGACATGGATGAACTGGCGGCCTCCGGCGCCATTCGCGGCGAGCCGGTTGAATTGGTCAAGTGCAAAACAGTGGATCTTGAGGTGCCGGCGCACGCCGAATATGTCCTGGAGGGCTACGTTGTGCCCGGGGAGACGCGGGACGAGGGCCCATTCGGGGACCACACGGGATACTACTCCCCGCCTGAGCCATACCCGGTATTCCACGTCACCGCGATGACGCATCGCCGAGATCCAATCTACCCCACGACTATGGTCGGTCGGCCCCCAACTGAAGACTTTTTCATGGGCAAGGCCGCCGAGCGCACAATGCTGCCTGCCATGCAGATGGCGCTCCCAGAGATAGCCGACGTCAACATGCCGGCAGAAGGCATATTCCACAATCTGGTCATCGTGTCGATTCGTAAGGAGTACCCCGGTCACGCCCGCAAAGTCATGCACGCCCTGTGGGGACTTGGCTTGATGATGCTGGTGAAGACTATTGTTGTAGTTGACCACTTCGTCGACGTGCAGGACTTGTCCGAAGTTGCCTGGAGAGTCACCAATAACATAGATCCGGCAACCGACATTGTACTTGCGGACGGACCCCTCGACGATCTGGACCATGCAACGCCTACGCCGAAGTTCGGCAGCAAGATCGGAGTGGACGCGACTGCAAAGTTTCCGGGTGAGGGAAGGAGCCGTGACTGGCCTCCCGACATCGTAATGAGCGACGACATCAAGCGTCTGGTTGACAGTCGATGGCAGGAGTATGGGTTCTGA
- a CDS encoding UbiX family flavin prenyltransferase, giving the protein MTGASGAILALHTIDALLSEGVPVIASATGTARMVWKQEMDESFGAALERWSDSGSFDYYGPQEMAAPIASGTFPVQGMTIVPCSMATVSAVAYGSSDNLIRRAADVTIKERRPLVVVPRESPLSVIHLENLTKLASLGAAIIPPEPAFYFRHQTVEDLARFAAQRTLLALKITAQLPEEFQYRGEVN; this is encoded by the coding sequence ATGACCGGCGCCAGCGGTGCAATCCTGGCTCTGCACACTATCGATGCCCTCTTGTCGGAAGGTGTACCTGTGATCGCGTCTGCCACAGGTACGGCAAGGATGGTGTGGAAACAGGAGATGGACGAGTCGTTCGGTGCGGCTCTTGAGCGATGGTCAGACTCCGGGTCGTTCGACTACTACGGTCCCCAGGAGATGGCTGCTCCAATCGCAAGTGGCACATTTCCCGTCCAAGGGATGACGATCGTGCCGTGCAGCATGGCAACTGTTTCAGCAGTCGCCTATGGGTCTTCAGACAATCTCATTCGGCGAGCAGCAGATGTGACCATCAAGGAGCGCAGACCACTTGTCGTCGTTCCAAGAGAGTCACCGCTCAGCGTGATCCACCTCGAAAACCTGACAAAACTGGCTTCACTTGGAGCCGCGATTATCCCTCCTGAGCCGGCATTCTACTTTCGGCACCAGACCGTAGAAGACTTGGCAAGATTCGCCGCTCAGCGAACCCTTCTGGCACTGAAGATTACTGCCCAGCTGCCGGAAGAGTTCCAGTATCGGGGGGAGGTTAACTGA
- a CDS encoding CoA ester lyase, which produces MIVLRSLLFVPGNTPRMLDRAIGLRPDAFVPDMEDSVPWDEKSNARNVTASYVPELAATGVSVIPRVNSLDTGLLEEDLSAVVGPHIFGVSVGKMDNPEIVAEVLSLLDRAEDAAGVERGATRLVPWIESAEAIVRVYDICTASERIVAVALGAEDFTNDMEIKRTDGDAELAYARGAIAVAARAAGVLALDTPFFSFRDVIALKANTEMSKAIGFKGRFAIHPAQLDIINNVYSPSEEEISQAQREIEAFEEAAAMGRGSTSLDGKVIDVPVVKRAQALIEKARAMGLAECGC; this is translated from the coding sequence ATGATTGTTCTGAGAAGCCTGCTGTTTGTTCCGGGCAACACGCCGAGGATGCTCGACCGCGCTATTGGACTAAGGCCCGACGCCTTTGTGCCTGACATGGAAGATTCCGTCCCCTGGGACGAGAAGTCCAATGCCCGCAACGTGACTGCATCGTACGTACCGGAACTGGCCGCCACGGGCGTTTCTGTGATACCGCGGGTCAATTCCCTGGACACTGGACTTCTTGAGGAAGACCTCTCAGCCGTAGTTGGCCCACATATCTTTGGCGTATCTGTTGGCAAGATGGATAACCCGGAGATAGTGGCGGAAGTATTAAGCCTTTTGGACCGGGCGGAGGATGCCGCTGGGGTCGAGCGGGGCGCCACCCGGCTCGTGCCCTGGATCGAGTCCGCGGAAGCCATCGTCAGGGTGTACGACATCTGTACAGCCTCAGAGAGAATTGTGGCTGTTGCCCTCGGCGCTGAAGACTTCACCAACGATATGGAGATCAAACGCACCGACGGGGATGCTGAACTTGCCTACGCGCGAGGTGCGATTGCCGTTGCCGCTCGTGCAGCGGGCGTACTCGCGCTCGACACGCCCTTCTTCTCCTTTCGAGATGTCATCGCACTGAAGGCAAACACCGAGATGTCCAAAGCGATAGGCTTCAAGGGGCGATTTGCCATACATCCGGCGCAGCTGGACATCATCAACAACGTGTATTCTCCATCAGAAGAGGAGATCTCTCAGGCCCAGAGAGAGATTGAAGCATTCGAGGAAGCGGCGGCGATGGGACGCGGCTCAACCTCATTGGATGGCAAGGTCATCGACGTCCCGGTTGTGAAGAGAGCGCAGGCTCTTATCGAGAAGGCGAGGGCGATGGGCCTCGCGGAATGCGGGTGTTAG
- a CDS encoding NAD(P)/FAD-dependent oxidoreductase, translated as MNRTKRLYDVLIIGAGPAGNVAALELAEGGARTAVIDYRERIGDKLCTGVIGLECARKFPVSKGHIRRQVDSALVHSPAGRCYRVKKNGPQALIVDRVAYVSEVASRATAQGVEYFIGCRATAIDRTRNAVRVWTRRGPMVECFESRLLLIATGFRSPITRMAGLCDLNDQDFIFGQQVEVATNGQKDVEVFVGGEGAPESIGWLVPTTNSHGLIGTISRQKQAVCLDALVAKLRNEGRIAANVNGVSRWGIPVRPLTRTYGPRTMVLGDAAGFTKPTTGGGIYYGMMSGRIAAETALEVLDLGGDLSAQSLKQYERRWKREFGREMDVGYYARRLFEAMSNEQKEEIMSVFLSEEVQAEVIAADDFSFDWHSRAILGTVSNRNIAGMIVGLGPTIAPLLTRLIKTATSG; from the coding sequence TTGAATCGAACCAAGCGCTTGTATGACGTTCTGATAATCGGTGCCGGACCGGCCGGAAACGTGGCGGCTCTCGAACTCGCCGAGGGCGGCGCACGCACAGCTGTGATCGACTACAGAGAGAGGATAGGGGACAAACTTTGTACGGGGGTGATTGGTCTCGAGTGTGCAAGGAAGTTCCCCGTGTCGAAGGGCCACATTCGACGTCAGGTCGATTCTGCGCTGGTTCACTCCCCGGCAGGTAGATGTTACAGGGTCAAGAAAAATGGGCCGCAGGCACTCATCGTTGACCGAGTTGCGTATGTCAGTGAAGTCGCCTCGAGAGCGACAGCCCAGGGTGTCGAATACTTCATCGGGTGCAGAGCAACTGCGATCGACAGGACCCGAAATGCAGTGCGAGTCTGGACGAGGCGCGGACCAATGGTCGAGTGCTTTGAGAGTCGACTACTGCTGATCGCCACAGGGTTTCGTTCACCCATTACCCGAATGGCCGGGCTATGTGACCTAAACGACCAGGACTTCATCTTCGGTCAGCAGGTTGAGGTTGCAACTAACGGTCAGAAAGACGTGGAAGTTTTCGTTGGCGGGGAAGGGGCTCCGGAATCAATAGGGTGGCTCGTGCCTACAACAAACTCACACGGGCTGATTGGCACTATTTCCCGCCAGAAGCAGGCAGTGTGCCTGGATGCCCTGGTCGCGAAGTTGAGGAACGAGGGAAGGATCGCAGCCAACGTTAACGGGGTCAGTCGTTGGGGTATCCCGGTCAGACCTCTAACCAGGACATACGGACCTCGCACAATGGTGTTGGGGGATGCTGCGGGATTCACGAAACCGACCACAGGCGGCGGGATCTACTACGGTATGATGTCCGGTCGAATAGCGGCTGAGACTGCGTTGGAAGTGCTGGACTTAGGTGGAGACCTCTCGGCCCAATCACTCAAGCAGTACGAGCGCCGATGGAAGCGCGAGTTCGGTCGTGAGATGGATGTCGGTTACTATGCCCGCAGACTGTTCGAGGCGATGAGCAACGAGCAGAAAGAAGAGATCATGAGTGTGTTCCTGTCAGAGGAAGTGCAAGCGGAGGTGATTGCCGCCGATGACTTCTCGTTCGACTGGCACAGTCGAGCGATCCTGGGCACTGTCAGTAATCGCAACATCGCAGGAATGATCGTCGGGCTTGGGCCAACGATAGCGCCACTCCTCACCCGGCTGATAAAGACCGCCACGAGCGGATGA
- a CDS encoding histidinol phosphate phosphatase domain-containing protein, which yields MFDFHTHTFLSDGVLSPVELIRRAIHAGYRAMAITDHVGPGNMEFILKTLIADCEMANSRWDILAMPGVEITHTPSEDIDRLARECRRLGAVMINVHGETITEPVVEGTNLASVSSGEVDILAHPGLITLEEARIAAANGVFLEVSGRKGHGMANGHVVKTARAAGARLVLDSDAHAPEDLLSRDFAMKVARGSGLDLEDAVALLDSAPLDVLERVGVSRERVPAPRS from the coding sequence ATGTTCGACTTCCACACTCACACTTTCCTAAGCGATGGCGTGCTTTCCCCTGTTGAGTTGATAAGGCGCGCGATTCATGCCGGCTATCGGGCGATGGCAATCACGGACCACGTTGGTCCGGGGAACATGGAGTTCATCCTCAAGACACTGATCGCCGACTGTGAAATGGCCAACTCCCGCTGGGACATTCTAGCTATGCCCGGGGTTGAGATAACCCACACCCCAAGCGAAGACATTGACAGGCTTGCTCGCGAGTGCAGACGTCTAGGCGCGGTGATGATTAACGTCCACGGTGAGACAATCACAGAACCCGTCGTCGAAGGCACCAACCTTGCCTCCGTCTCAAGTGGCGAGGTTGATATCCTCGCACACCCAGGCCTGATTACGCTTGAAGAGGCCCGGATAGCAGCGGCAAATGGCGTATTCCTGGAGGTATCCGGCCGAAAAGGTCACGGTATGGCGAACGGTCACGTCGTTAAGACTGCCCGTGCCGCCGGTGCCAGGCTGGTGCTGGACTCCGACGCTCACGCGCCGGAAGATCTCCTGAGCCGCGACTTCGCCATGAAAGTTGCGCGAGGTTCAGGGCTTGATCTGGAAGATGCTGTGGCTTTGCTTGACTCAGCGCCTCTGGATGTTCTCGAGAGAGTCGGCGTGAGCAGGGAGAGAGTCCCAGCTCCTAGAAGCTAG
- the ubiA gene encoding putative 4-hydroxybenzoate polyprenyltransferase, which translates to MYLDAIKFHESIFALPFAYIGMTLAADGFPGWATFGWITLAMVSARTVGMSANRVIDRHIDALNPRASMRHIPQGQLKAKEMTALAVVSLFVVLFAASQLNTLALMLTPVAAAYLILYPYTKRFTWAANLLLGWALAISPSAAWIGVTGSLTWEPVLISLSVALWAGSFDIIYHTQDVEFHRQNGLHSIASRFGVPRAFLIARTLDVCAVLCLVGLGIWMGLSWPYFLSCVAASGFLVYKYILVSPSNLSRLGVAFGRINAYVSTTMLVGTVWAVYIG; encoded by the coding sequence ATGTACCTGGACGCGATCAAGTTCCATGAGAGCATCTTCGCCCTGCCATTCGCTTATATCGGCATGACGCTGGCTGCCGACGGTTTTCCGGGATGGGCAACCTTCGGCTGGATAACCCTTGCGATGGTCAGCGCCCGTACCGTCGGAATGTCGGCGAATCGAGTTATTGACAGGCACATAGACGCCTTGAATCCGAGGGCGTCCATGCGTCACATCCCACAAGGGCAGCTGAAGGCAAAAGAGATGACCGCGCTCGCAGTGGTCTCGCTTTTCGTAGTTCTATTTGCAGCCTCGCAGCTGAACACGCTGGCCCTGATGTTGACGCCTGTGGCTGCCGCATATCTCATCCTGTACCCTTACACCAAACGCTTTACATGGGCGGCCAATCTACTGCTAGGTTGGGCACTTGCGATCTCGCCGTCCGCGGCCTGGATTGGAGTGACCGGCAGCCTGACCTGGGAACCTGTGCTGATATCACTTTCAGTCGCACTATGGGCCGGGAGTTTTGACATCATCTACCACACTCAGGATGTCGAATTCCATCGACAGAATGGGCTTCACTCAATTGCATCCCGCTTCGGTGTACCCAGGGCGTTCCTCATTGCGCGCACGCTCGATGTCTGTGCCGTCCTGTGTCTGGTTGGACTGGGAATCTGGATGGGGCTCTCGTGGCCGTACTTCCTGTCGTGCGTGGCCGCGTCTGGCTTTCTTGTTTACAAGTACATCCTCGTATCGCCGTCCAACCTGTCCCGACTCGGCGTTGCCTTCGGGCGGATCAATGCATATGTCTCGACGACGATGCTTGTCGGCACTGTGTGGGCTGTGTACATAGGATGA
- a CDS encoding thiamine pyrophosphate-binding protein, whose amino-acid sequence MISSNDAAKAINDVRGDAVVVGTMTPNRYWEAVTEKPDLDLPIFGAMGKASSVALGIALAQPDKKVLCLDGDGGLLMNLGALVTIAETAPDNLVHFVFEDGMYFTTGGQPIPGSGKLDFAAMARDAGFERTYEFSDLEDLASELPLILEQKGPIFVCLKVTHPPIPPPFYMGKTGPKMRELAGTLQQD is encoded by the coding sequence ATGATCTCCTCCAATGACGCGGCGAAGGCAATAAACGATGTGAGGGGCGACGCTGTTGTCGTTGGAACCATGACTCCCAACCGGTACTGGGAGGCGGTCACCGAGAAGCCTGACCTTGATCTCCCAATCTTTGGCGCCATGGGAAAGGCTTCATCAGTCGCGCTCGGGATAGCACTAGCGCAGCCAGACAAGAAGGTGCTCTGCCTCGATGGTGATGGTGGGCTTCTGATGAATCTTGGCGCCCTGGTCACGATCGCCGAAACTGCTCCAGACAACCTGGTTCACTTCGTCTTTGAGGACGGGATGTACTTCACCACCGGCGGTCAGCCGATTCCGGGCTCCGGAAAGTTAGACTTTGCCGCCATGGCCCGAGATGCTGGTTTCGAACGCACGTATGAGTTCAGCGACCTGGAAGACCTTGCCAGCGAACTGCCCCTGATTCTCGAGCAAAAGGGTCCCATCTTCGTCTGCCTGAAAGTTACCCATCCTCCGATTCCGCCCCCGTTCTACATGGGCAAGACCGGACCGAAGATGCGCGAACTCGCCGGGACGCTTCAGCAAGACTAA
- a CDS encoding 2-hydroxyacid dehydrogenase produces MGAQVIVYGPSDALVADFQRVAPEGVEVGWVDSNLSLDEQAELLQDAQVAIVGGAPVTVEVASRAPNLKLVQTVSAGTDTLDKTALGEMGIRVSNNGGGNAVAVAEHTIALLVNTIRKMQLQFNAVKAGEWAGDIRQAWFSQANEIEGKTVGIVGLGRIGSRVARRLQGWDCDIIYSDVVDPEPGIEEELNLRRVSLDELLQESDIITLHVPLGRPTFHMISDREFDLMKPTVVFINACRGPVVDEAALIRALESGKIAQAGLDVLEEEPTPVDNPLLKMDNVLVTPHLASFTQESGEKSRTFAVYNAARILRGEDPESVVLPD; encoded by the coding sequence ATGGGAGCACAGGTAATCGTTTATGGACCGAGCGACGCTCTGGTGGCCGACTTCCAGAGAGTCGCCCCAGAAGGCGTCGAAGTAGGATGGGTTGATTCCAATCTTTCGCTCGACGAGCAGGCTGAACTGCTTCAAGATGCCCAGGTGGCAATCGTTGGGGGAGCTCCGGTGACGGTTGAAGTCGCCAGCCGAGCGCCGAACCTCAAGCTTGTCCAGACAGTCAGTGCCGGGACTGACACCCTGGACAAGACTGCTCTGGGTGAGATGGGCATCCGTGTCTCCAACAACGGTGGTGGAAACGCGGTCGCGGTCGCCGAGCACACAATCGCGCTGCTCGTCAACACGATTCGGAAGATGCAGCTTCAGTTCAACGCAGTAAAGGCAGGGGAGTGGGCTGGCGACATCCGGCAGGCCTGGTTTTCCCAGGCCAATGAAATCGAGGGAAAGACCGTAGGAATCGTAGGGCTGGGCAGAATCGGTTCACGCGTGGCGCGCAGACTGCAGGGATGGGACTGCGACATCATCTACTCTGATGTCGTGGATCCAGAGCCGGGCATCGAGGAAGAACTCAACCTGAGGCGGGTGTCGCTGGACGAATTGCTTCAGGAGTCGGACATCATCACGTTGCATGTGCCGCTGGGCCGTCCGACGTTCCACATGATCAGCGATCGGGAATTCGACCTCATGAAGCCAACTGTTGTATTCATAAACGCCTGTCGCGGTCCGGTCGTTGACGAGGCAGCCCTGATTCGCGCGCTTGAATCCGGAAAGATCGCACAAGCCGGTCTGGACGTGCTGGAAGAGGAGCCGACACCCGTCGACAACCCTCTGCTCAAGATGGACAACGTTCTGGTTACGCCCCACCTTGCGTCATTTACGCAGGAGTCAGGCGAAAAGAGCCGGACGTTTGCCGTGTATAACGCGGCTAGAATCCTGCGAGGAGAAGATCCTGAGTCAGTGGTTCTGCCCGACTAG
- the dtd gene encoding D-tyrosyl-tRNA(Tyr) deacylase translates to MRALIQRVSQASVTVDGEVLGQIGPGLVVFVGISETDGQSEIEFIVSKTVNLRIFADDQGRFNHSALDVDAQLLVVSQFTLYGDTRRGRRPSFSRAAAPEEAAGLFEDSLLAFGETGLKVETGRFQAYMNVIIHNDGPVTIMIDSDDLNRPRRA, encoded by the coding sequence ATGCGCGCGCTGATTCAGCGTGTTTCGCAGGCATCCGTCACAGTGGACGGGGAGGTCCTGGGTCAGATAGGCCCGGGACTCGTTGTTTTTGTGGGGATCTCTGAAACGGACGGTCAGAGCGAGATTGAGTTTATCGTTTCCAAGACCGTCAACCTTCGAATCTTTGCTGACGATCAGGGACGCTTCAATCACTCTGCCCTGGACGTGGATGCCCAACTACTCGTCGTAAGCCAGTTTACGCTTTACGGCGATACACGCAGGGGGAGAAGGCCAAGCTTCAGCCGCGCCGCTGCTCCAGAGGAGGCCGCTGGTCTCTTCGAGGACTCACTTCTCGCGTTTGGGGAGACCGGCCTGAAAGTGGAGACTGGACGATTTCAGGCGTACATGAACGTGATCATACACAACGATGGCCCAGTCACGATCATGATTGACTCTGACGACCTGAATCGCCCGCGTAGAGCGTAG